The nucleotide window CTGTTTTCCCGGAGGCCACCGTCTTCATATTCGGCGTCCGTGAAACTGTCCGACAGGGAAAATCCGTCTGAATCCGTATTGTTGACGCTTAAAAAGAAATTGACCTTTTCTTTGCCCCCGGAAATATTGGCCTGGGTGTAGTGGTTGCCCCGCTCATTTATCTGGGCGGAGGCATCCGTATGAAGCCCTTGGGTGCCCTGTTTGGTGATGATGTTTATGGCACCTGCCAAGCCGCCCTGTCCATAAAGCACGGAATTGTTACCATAGGAAACTTTTATTTTTGAAATATTTTCTGTGGAAATGAGGTGAGGGTCAAATTGTCCGTCATAGGTTGAATTGATGGGAATGCCGTTTAAAAGCAGGATGACGTGCCGACTTCTGAACCCCCGCATGTCGATCCTGGGGGTGCCTTTGGCGCGAACACTCACATTCAGGCCGGGCACAAGTTCCAATGCCTTGTCAAGGGTTTTGGCATTCCGGTTTTTGATTTCCACATCAGTAACTTCTATGGTGGGAATGGTCTCTTTGCCCGGCATCTCAGCTGATACGACCACCTCACCCAGAGAATAGGGTTTTGTATCTGCAGGGGTTTGGCTTGCCTGGGCAGATGAAAGGTTCATCCCTATCCAGATGATAAATAAAAATTGATAAAATTTTGACCCTGTCATTATTTTTTAGTCTCCTTTTTGATGTTAATATTTTTATTAAGCCACAGTATCAAACATATCTGTTTGTATTTGTCAATTAAATCATGATTATACGATTGTTATTTGCATTTTGCTAATATATTACCAAAAAAAACGATAGTTCACCGCTATCTGTATTGATTTGATTTTTTTAATATTTTTTGCACATCAAAGTTGCAGGCCCACTAATTTTCTCGTGCTTAAAATATTATGATACCAAGGAGATTTTTGCTGCCAGGCTGGGTTTTGGATGAAATAGAAGATGCTTTGGATGCAAAAACAACATTTGATTGAATTTTCTCTGATATCAATACCTTTGTAAGCAAATATTGATAAATATATTCTAAGCTGGTGGTTATAAGTTGCCATTGGCAGTTATTGCTGGAAGTTTTTTGTTCAATCCTTGACAAGACAAACCAGAAAGCATATTTGAATTTAGCTATAAGTGAGGATAAATATGAGACATAAAAAAACAATAGATCAAAGAGGGTTTGTATCCTGTATTACTTTATCGGGTATTATTTTATCGGGGGTTGTACTGCTGCTTATCCCGGGCATTTTGGGGGCTACACAAATAAAGTCCCGCATCATAACAGATATGGCAGGACGAACAGTTTTGATTAAAGATCCGGTTGAGAAAATCGTCACCACGTTCAAGCCAGCAAGCCTTTGTATGCTTTCCCTGGGGCTTGCGCACAAGCTGGTCGGCATTGACACTCATTCCAAACAGGACCGCCTGCAACTATCTGTGTTTCCGGATGTGGCAATGCTTACCGGGGTGGGATCAAAAACCATGGGCATTAATTTTGAAACCCTGGTCTCTTTGAAACCCGACCTTGTGATTCTCTATTCGCAAAAAGACGGTCTTGCACTTGCCGACCGTTTGATTGCTTTGGGTATTTCTTCCATTGTGATCATGCCGGAAACATTTGACAGTATAAAGAAATCCCTGCGAGTAATTGCGCTGGCAGCAGGAGAGTTGAAAAAAAGCCGGATTATAGAAAGACAGATGGATAAAACTTTAGATTTGTTGTCACAGCGGCTGGCAGGAGTGCCACAAAATCTGAAAAAGACAGGATATTTTGCCTCATCCAAGGGAATTTTCAGTACGACCACCGGTAATATGCTTCAGAATGAAATTTTTAACGCAGCCGGTGTTGAAAATGTTTCCAGCCACTTAACCGGATATTTCCAGAATATTTCTCCGGAGCAACTGGTGAAATGGAACCCGGATATCATAGTTTTGTCCCAGCACATGAAAAAGAGCGAGAATCAACGAATTTTTGATAAAGCCCTGCAGAAAGTAACAGCCATATCTCAAAAAAATGTTTACAGGTGCCCGTCAAGTATTGCCCCGTGGGATTTTCCTTCTCCATTGTCGGTGCTGGCAAGCCTCTGGATTGCTCAAAAAATTTATCCTGAAAGGTTTTCAGACCTTGAGATTGAAAAAAAAGCAGATGAATTTCACCAGGCTGTTTTTGGAAAAACATTAACACAAATGGGCGGCACCCTCAGTGATACTGTTAATAATGAAACAGATTATCACGTCACAGATCATAACGACACAGACAATTAAAAAAAATGAAAACTTTTTCTTCATCCAGGCAAGTGATTTATCTGCTGATTTTTGTTTTAACGGCTGCATTTGCCGTATCCGCTATATCGGGCAGGGTGACAATCAAAATTTGCGATCTGACGGCTATTTTTTCAAACCTGTATAATGGCAGGGATTCGGTGGGAGATCTGATTCCAAAGGAACTTGTTTTTTTATGGATACGCTTGCCCAGATGCATTATGGCTGTTCTGGTGGGTTCAAGTCTTGCCGTATCGGGAGCTGTTTACCAGGCGTTGTTCAGAAATCCGCTGGTGTCACCGGATATTCTGGGGGTGTCGGCAGGATGCACCTTTGGTGCGGCCCTGGGGCTTATTCTTCCTTTTGACTCTTTTTCTCTTGTCCATATTCTGTCTTTTGGATTCGGGATTCTTGCGGTTTCCATGAGTGTGGGACTTGCAAAGGTGATTTCCATTAAACCAATGATTGTCCTGGTGCTGGCAGGTATGGTTGTGCTGTCTTTTTTTAATGCCCTGCTCATGGCGATCAAATATTTTTCAGATCCCTATGACGAGCTTCCCAGCATTGTTTTCTGGGTCATGGGCAGTTTAAGCCGGGTGACCTGGGATACTATTCTGGTGATGGCACCTTTTACCCTGGCAGGATTGATCTTGTTCATTGTGCTGAGTTTCAGGCTTAATATTCTTTCCCTGGGGGATGTTCAGGCAAAATCCCTGGGTATGAACCCGTCTTTTTTCAGGATTATCCTGATTACGGCAAGTTCATTCATGGTGGCTGTTTCCGTTGCAACCTGCGGGCAGATATCATGGATAGGGCTTGTGATCCCCCATATGGCAAGATCTTTTGTGGGGCCGGAGCATGAAAAGATGATTCCAGTGACAGCGCTTATGGGAGGTTTGTTTCTTTTGATTGCGGATTCTGCCGCAAGAAGTGTCTCTTCTGCTGAAATTCCAGTGGGGATTCTTACCGCCCTGACAGGAGCCCCGATTTTCGGTTATTTTATGTTTAAGAACCGGAGTACCGGATGGCTGTAACATTAGAATGCTGCAGCCTCGGTTTTGATTACGGGGATAAAAAGATTTTGAAAGACATTTGCTTTCAGGTGCAATCGGGCACTTTCTGTGCCGTTCTGGGCAGAAACGGTTCCGGCAAAACCACTTTGATTCATTGCCTGAACAGGATACTGACAAAAATTTCAGGCCGGATACTGGTTCATGGAAGACCGTTGATGTCCCTTGCCCAGAACGAGATCGCACAATTGATCAGTCTGGTGCCCCAGGAGCATATTGATGTTTTTCCCTATAAGGTGATTGATGTGGTGGTAATGGGAAGGGCACCTTTTTTAAAGATTGCGGCCAAGCCGGATGAGACAGATTATCAGATTGCCGCAAATGCCCTGAGGGAATTAAACGCCCAGGGGCTGGCCCATAAAAATTTCAACCGGATATCCGGCGGGGAACGTCAGATTACCCTGCTTGCCCGTGCCCTTGCCCAGACAACAAAGATCATGCTGTTAGATGAGCCAACAAATCACCTTGATTTTAATAACCAGTATCATCTGCTGTCATCCATCAAACAGCTTTGCCGTTCAAAAGGTATCAGTATTGTGGCTTCCATGCATGATCCCAATATGGCAACTTTGTTTGCCGATGATGTGATCATGTTGAAAAACGGTGAAATCATGGTCCAGGGAGATAAAAATTTGGTGATGACAACAAAAAATATTTCAGAACTTTATGGCACAAATACATCTGAGATCCGGCTGAATGCTCAACAAAAAATATTTCTTCCAAGCCATATATTAGAGGATCAGGAAAATGGTTAAAATGATACAGATATTTCCAACCCTTGTCTATTGGATCATGTTCCTGCTGTTTGCAGGAGAACTTGTACTCCTTTTGCTGAAAAAAGATACGATCGCAAAGTGGTTCAGGCACTTGGAGATCTTGACTTGCCTGGCAGGCGTGCTGTTCATTGTATTTGTCACTGGACGGCCTCCGCTTTTCGGACCTTTTGAGGCTTGTGTTTACATCATATTTGTCGTGGTACTGCTGGCAAGAGGGTGCACAGGAAATGTTTTTTTAGTAAATTCAATTGTTGTTTTGCTGATATTGGCACTTGTGCTGGGAAAGCCCATGGCTGTAAATGATGACTATTATATGTATGACAATATATGGGTGATGCTGTTTTTTGATTTAAGACTTGTGGCAGCCGCCTTTTTTGTTCATGTCATGGTATTGCATCTGACTTGCTTTTTTGAAGGATTCAGGGAAAAGGCGGTCTTGTTAAAACAGGCACGGCATAAAATCCTTGTGGGCGCGCTTATTTATCTTTGCGGCGAGTGGTCAGGATCAGTCTGGTGCCTGAACTGGTTCGGGGATTCCTGGCAATGGAGCAATGGATTTTTTAAAGCCTCTTTGTTGTTTGTGCTGGTTATGATTGTCTGTCATATGCCTCCGGCTTTTGGAAATAACCGGTTGATACGAACGTTATCTGGGTCGCTTCCCGGGATTTTTGCCCTGTGGATGATATTTTATCATTAGAGGAAAACCATTATGATTCAAAAACTAAGCTCCATAAAATTTGCTTTTTATAATCTTGTTTGCCTGGTTTGCTTTATGGGGGCAGGAGTTTATTTGAGCCGCTGGTATAAAAACGATTTCAAGGTAATGAATGAGACCCTTATTTTTGAATGGCTTAAATCAGCCTGGTCACAAACCCCGGTTCTGGTGGTATGGTTTGCACTGCTGTGTCTGAGTGCTGGTTTGCTTTTTGTGAATACACTTTGCTGCAGTTTTACAAAACAGATCCAGGTGGCCAGAAAATCAGGCAAATTTGAAAAGTGGCTGTTTTTTGTGCTTCACTGCCTGTTTATTGTGGTACTGGCCTGTCATGGGCTCATCCTTGTGGTTGGTCACAAGCAGGGTAATATAACACTTTTTTCCAATTCAAAAATGCTGTTTCAAAACCAATATCTCATTGAAGTTTCTGATATCGTGTTCAAGGATGATATTAATATTTTAAAAGCCGGTAAACAAGAGCAGCGAATAATGATGACACGGGACAATATTCATCGCAAACAAAATTTTGCCATAGTATCGCTTTATCAGGCCTCAACCCTTATGGAAACAAAAAAAGTGATGATGCTGTCGCCGCTTCGGCATGGATCCATCCAGGTTGCCTTGACGGACTTTATTGTTAAAAAAGCCGACAACCAGGAGCGCGTCGGGGTGAAGCTGACAATAACGGATAACCCTTTGAATATATTCTTTTTTACGATTTACGCCTTGATGATTTTAAGCCTTGGGGGGTATATTATAACAATATCCTGGGGTGGCCGGGACTGATAAATAAATACCTGACGCACCTATATGCATTGGTTTTAAAATCTGATTTTACCTTACAGGCAGCTTTTACTCTAAAATAAATTAATCTCTTGAAGTAATGGATGAAAAGAATATATAAGCTATATATTTCGCATATTGCGAAAAAATCAGTGCAAATAGTAAGACAAAATACAGGAATCGGCTATTATATGCACAAATGAATCGGCTATATGCAAAGGTATCGTAATATGCAAAAGTTATCGTAAATGAAAAATAAAAGGATCTTATGCCATTATGTATTTTGTTAATTATACCGGCCCCTTTGGATTCATCAAACCCTGGACAGCAGTCAGGGACAGCGAAACTTTCAGTCAACAGTTCCTGACTCCTTCAATCGTGGCGGGTATGGAAAGGAAGCTGTTTCCCGATCTTTTATCCGAGACTTATGGTCTGTATAAAATTAAACGACACAGATTATCGTATAAACAGATCTCTCATCAGCAGGAACAGATTCAGCCCAGGGGATGGAATAAAAAAAACAACAATTTTTTCAGGAAATACTCGATAATCGTTCGGGGCGTTCTTATCGAACCTGTTTTATATCTTGGGTTTGACAATGAACAAGATGCTGTTCATGCGGCAAAACAGCACATCTGTCTTTGCAGGAATGAAGATATATTATTTCCAGGCAGAAAAATTCTTGAAGTGCCTGAAAAAGAATTTGATACCCAAGAGGATTTTTTCAACGGGTTTGAGTTGGTGTTTGAACAAACAGATCAATCTTTTTTGGTCGGATATAACCGTTTTGATAATAATGCGCCCATGTACGGCTGGCTGAAGGTCGTTGGTAATCCTGTAAAACATATCTGTTGATCATGGATGTCTGTGATCACATAAAAGCCAAGGGCGCTCCTGAGTTCACGACTTTATATGCTCATCTTTGTCAGGTTAAATCCGCCATTAAAGTGTTTGCCGGTTATTTGAATTTTGACGTTGAAACTGCAAAACTGGGGGCGGTTTTTCATGATATCGGAAAAGCAAGTCCGATTTTTCAAGAACGGCTTGTATCTAAATATAAAACCGGGCAATCAACATTCCGTCATGAAATTGCGTCCTGTTTTTTTCTCTCGCTGGTTGAAAAAACATATCATCCCCAACTCATTGAAATGATCATCGCCCATCATAAGTCTATTGAAAATGACAAAGGGTTAAAAGGCATTCTTGATCTTGAAGAAAATGAAGATGATATTTTTGAGTTTCATATTGAACACTGGGATGTTTGGAAGCTTGATGCCTTAAAGATTCTCGCAGGTTTTGGAATTAATTCCAGGGACATTGGCTATGACGAAGCAAAGGAAAATTATTTCAAGGTTCTGGAATATTGTGAAAATACAATTATGAATAACGGCTATTCAGAATGGCGCGGTCTTCTGATGTCGGCTGATCATTTTGCATCGGCTTTATCTTCTGCCGCACCCGATTATCTGCCTCATACATTTAAAAAACCCATACTGGAATTTTACAACAGAACGTCCCAACTTTATCCCTTATCCTTAAAAAAAGCCTCATCCAATCGACCCCATACCATGGTGGTGGCGTGTACTGGTGCGGGGAAAACCGATTATCTTTTTCGCCGTTGCAGGGGCAGGGTTTTTTATACATTGCCGTTTCAAGCCTCCATCAACGCCATGTTCAAAAGGGTGAAAACAGATTTGATTAAATTGAATCCCAATCTGGATATCCGGGTTCTTCATTCATCTTCCAAAATTTCATCAGGTGCTGAATCCCATGAAGATATGCTTCTTCAAAGGCTTGTGGGGTCGAGCGTAAAGGTGCTTACCCCTTATCAACTGGCGTCAATTATTTTTGCCACCAGGGGATTTGAGTCCATGATTGAAGATTTAAAAGGATGTGATGTTATTCTGGATGAAATTCATACCTATGACAATGTTTCAAAATCAATCGTATTAAAAATAGTTGAGGTGTTGAACCATATTGGCTGCCGGATTCATATCGGCACCGCCACAATGTCCTCTTCCCTGTATAATGAAATTATTGATTTGCTGGGCAGGGATTTTGTGTCTGAAATTTCGCTGGATTCCATTGAACTTGAAAAATTCGACCGCCATATCCTGCATAAGATCGGCTCTTGGGATGATGCCCATGCCGTTATCAAGGAGGCCATCAAGAAAAATAATAAAATTTTGCTTGTTTGTAACCGTGTGGATTCAGCCCAGGAGATGTTTGAAATTGTAAAAGAGGCATTCTCTGACATTCCTTTGCTTCTTATTCACAGCCGGTTTAAACGGGGAGACCGGCGGGATAAGGAAGCCAGTCTATTGGGATTGGACAGCCAGGGAAATACTACCTTTGAATTCAATACCTCTTCAAACGCCTGCATTGTTGTTTCCACCCAGGTGGTTGAGGTCAGTCTGGATATCAGTTTTGATCTGATGATAACCGAAACAGCCCCCATTGATTCCTTGATCCAAAGATTTGGCAGGATTAATAGAAAACGGACACCCGCCACCATCGGCACATATAAACCTGTTTATGTCATAGCTCCGCCAGAGGATGAAAAAGCAGCCCGGCCATATGAGCTTGAAATTTTAAGGAAAAGTTATGCTGTACTGGATCATGATCAAGTTCTACATGAATCGGATTATCAGGAAAAAATCAATTGTGTTTATCCTGATTTGTCTTATACCAGCATTGAAAATCACACTGCCTATAAAGGAAACGGCAGATGGAATGTACCAATGCTCACCCACCGGGATCGGTCCATACTACTTGAACTTCTTGAGGTGGACAGCGTGAACTGTATTGTTGATTCGGATTGCCAAGCCTATGAACAAGCAGGTTTTGAAGACCAGATGATGCTGGAAATTCCAGTGCGATATTATGCAGTAAAAAATTATTTTCAACTCAATTTCGGCAGCAATCCTTTTGTTATCCCGGACTCGGGATACAGCCGGGAAACTGGGTTGGATCTGGCTAAAGCAAACGATAGAAAAGCGGACTTAAATTTTTTATAGAAAAGATTTTATTATGATTTCCATGACTATTGGCCGGACATTTTTGACGGCATTTAACAAAAAGTACAACAAGTCCTATACGTCAAAGCAATTTTTTGAAACAGTATTTTTTGAGCTGTTTTTCAATCATCCAAAATACATGCTTTGGCAAACCAATTCACCTTTTGTGCAGATGAAAAAGGGTCAAAAACCGCATCTTCTGAGAGAAGAAGATAGAATTGAAAAATTAAATAATCTGGCGGAAAAGATAACAACCGGAGACAGGGATGCCAGTATTGCCATTGGTTTTCCTGCATCGGAAGCCAATGAATTTGCCACTACCTCGGGGCTTGTAAGTGATATTGATATTCCTGCAGATGAATTCGGGATTTACGATTCCTGGATCGGTGCTG belongs to Desulfobacula toluolica Tol2 and includes:
- a CDS encoding ABC transporter substrate-binding protein, which translates into the protein MRHKKTIDQRGFVSCITLSGIILSGVVLLLIPGILGATQIKSRIITDMAGRTVLIKDPVEKIVTTFKPASLCMLSLGLAHKLVGIDTHSKQDRLQLSVFPDVAMLTGVGSKTMGINFETLVSLKPDLVILYSQKDGLALADRLIALGISSIVIMPETFDSIKKSLRVIALAAGELKKSRIIERQMDKTLDLLSQRLAGVPQNLKKTGYFASSKGIFSTTTGNMLQNEIFNAAGVENVSSHLTGYFQNISPEQLVKWNPDIIVLSQHMKKSENQRIFDKALQKVTAISQKNVYRCPSSIAPWDFPSPLSVLASLWIAQKIYPERFSDLEIEKKADEFHQAVFGKTLTQMGGTLSDTVNNETDYHVTDHNDTDN
- a CDS encoding CRISPR-associated helicase/endonuclease Cas3; translation: MDVCDHIKAKGAPEFTTLYAHLCQVKSAIKVFAGYLNFDVETAKLGAVFHDIGKASPIFQERLVSKYKTGQSTFRHEIASCFFLSLVEKTYHPQLIEMIIAHHKSIENDKGLKGILDLEENEDDIFEFHIEHWDVWKLDALKILAGFGINSRDIGYDEAKENYFKVLEYCENTIMNNGYSEWRGLLMSADHFASALSSAAPDYLPHTFKKPILEFYNRTSQLYPLSLKKASSNRPHTMVVACTGAGKTDYLFRRCRGRVFYTLPFQASINAMFKRVKTDLIKLNPNLDIRVLHSSSKISSGAESHEDMLLQRLVGSSVKVLTPYQLASIIFATRGFESMIEDLKGCDVILDEIHTYDNVSKSIVLKIVEVLNHIGCRIHIGTATMSSSLYNEIIDLLGRDFVSEISLDSIELEKFDRHILHKIGSWDDAHAVIKEAIKKNNKILLVCNRVDSAQEMFEIVKEAFSDIPLLLIHSRFKRGDRRDKEASLLGLDSQGNTTFEFNTSSNACIVVSTQVVEVSLDISFDLMITETAPIDSLIQRFGRINRKRTPATIGTYKPVYVIAPPEDEKAARPYELEILRKSYAVLDHDQVLHESDYQEKINCVYPDLSYTSIENHTAYKGNGRWNVPMLTHRDRSILLELLEVDSVNCIVDSDCQAYEQAGFEDQMMLEIPVRYYAVKNYFQLNFGSNPFVIPDSGYSRETGLDLAKANDRKADLNFL
- a CDS encoding FecCD family ABC transporter permease, whose product is MKTFSSSRQVIYLLIFVLTAAFAVSAISGRVTIKICDLTAIFSNLYNGRDSVGDLIPKELVFLWIRLPRCIMAVLVGSSLAVSGAVYQALFRNPLVSPDILGVSAGCTFGAALGLILPFDSFSLVHILSFGFGILAVSMSVGLAKVISIKPMIVLVLAGMVVLSFFNALLMAIKYFSDPYDELPSIVFWVMGSLSRVTWDTILVMAPFTLAGLILFIVLSFRLNILSLGDVQAKSLGMNPSFFRIILITASSFMVAVSVATCGQISWIGLVIPHMARSFVGPEHEKMIPVTALMGGLFLLIADSAARSVSSAEIPVGILTALTGAPIFGYFMFKNRSTGWL
- a CDS encoding ABC transporter ATP-binding protein; translation: MAVTLECCSLGFDYGDKKILKDICFQVQSGTFCAVLGRNGSGKTTLIHCLNRILTKISGRILVHGRPLMSLAQNEIAQLISLVPQEHIDVFPYKVIDVVVMGRAPFLKIAAKPDETDYQIAANALRELNAQGLAHKNFNRISGGERQITLLARALAQTTKIMLLDEPTNHLDFNNQYHLLSSIKQLCRSKGISIVASMHDPNMATLFADDVIMLKNGEIMVQGDKNLVMTTKNISELYGTNTSEIRLNAQQKIFLPSHILEDQENG